ATTTGGGCAAGATTGCCATGAGTACGGCTTTGCCAGAATCTGCCCTTTATGATCTGGAATCCCGCTATTACCGTTTCGAACCGTTTCATCGTGATTTTGTGAAATCTGCTCAAGACGAAGCAGGAGGTAAGCTATTACGTAGCATCGGCAATATCGAGGGCTCGCGTCTGGCGAATTTTCTGTATAACATGATGCACAGCACCTCGCTACAGACATTGTTGCATTTTGAAGATCGCATGAGTATGGGACATAGCGTAGAAAGCAGAGTGCCGTTTTTAGATCACCGGCTGGTGGAATTTGTATTTAGTCTTCCCGCCCATTATAAGATTCAGCCTCCATATCAAAAAGTATTGCATCGCAAAGCCCTACAAGATTGTGTCCCATCCGAGATTTTCTCTCGAAAAACTAAAGGGATATTTGGCAGTCCCTTTTATAGCAATTGGATGAGAGGTCCCTTGCGAGGCTATATAGAAGATATTTTGTATTCAAGTCAGTTTCGGAACCGTAGCATCTGGAATCTTCCACAAATCCATCAACGCTGGCAAAAGTATCTGGCAGGTAATAGTAGCGATGCCGAGATGCTTTTCAACATAATATCGCTGGAATTGTGGTTCCGAGTATTTACAGAGGAAAAATGAAACTAAAATCTATCTTTGTTGCTGTACTGGTGACAATGCTTTTTGGCGGGTGTCGCTTCTTTTTCAAAACGCCCACAGTGGAAAAGATCCAAGACCTGAAAGTACAATCCATTTCTGTGGATCATACTCTGTTAGTAGTCTCAATAATTGTTCACAATCCCAATTCATATAATATCCGTTTGAGCAAACTGGATCTTGATCTATTGAATATGAACCGGGAACGAGTGGGCATGGCAGTGTTGCAAAAAGATATCGAACTACCGGGCAAGAAAAGCATCAATTTGGATTTTACGGTACGCATTCAAACCCGTCCCCTGATCCAAATGGTGAGTAGCATTAACCACGACCTGCAATTCTTCATCTCTGGAAAAGGTGAAGGGAAGGCAATGGGAATCTCCAAGAAGTTCGATTTTGAAGAGTCCTACTGCTTGGAAATCAAAGACCATCTGATGCACATTATTCCCAGCCTTAATGCCGGAGGGCAGGATCTGTTTAAGCTTACCAGAACTTATGTAGATAATTATGGCTTAAGCAAATCTATGTTGAATGCAGAGTTTATTCTGCTTAATCCATACGGCTTCAGTTTCAATCTGAAAGGCTTTCCCGCAGAAATCTTCATCAATGGTAAAAAAGTAGGCTCGGGAAACCTAAAAAGCCAATTGAATTTCAATGAAGATGTGTTTTACAGGGATGGCAGTATGGTTTTCGAACTCTCAAACCTAAAATCCGCTTTTGGCGCAGTGAAGGGAGTATTTAAGGGAGAAGTGAAATACACTGTAAAAGGTACAATACTTATCGATGCCATGGGCTTAGATATGAGTACTCCTTACGAATATGAAGGCTCAATTCCGCTTAGTATGTGGGATCTTCTTTTGAATTGATCCATCACTGTTGGCATTTTCGCACTAGAAGCTTCATCTTTAAGTTTACTAATATGGTTAAATGCTATGCCCACATCCATTAAAGGTCTGTGATCTTTATAGCAACTGCTATCTGCCACCCCAATGCCCTAAGGTGGCGTAATTTTTATTGGGAGTTCCACACTGATAAGCCAATTATTTCTTGACAAAGGACTTAGTAAGAAAGTATTGTAATAGATTAAGTCTATTATTTTATAGTAAGCTTAGATCTGACGAATTTTTTTGCCAAAACCAATGATACTAATATAAGGAGAGTTTATGCCCGGCTTACAGGTATGTGAACTTTGTAAGAGCTATGCGAATAAACTGGTTGCAGATCATATCAGTTTTTCTGTGCAAAGTGGTGAGATCATGGGTTTTTTGGGACCCAATGGAGCGGGGAAAACAACAACTATTCGCATGATTATGGGTATTACTGCCCCAGATAGCGGTAAGATTGAGTTTTTGGATCAGAAAAGTCAGGGAATTCCGTGTTCTGCAATTGGCTATCTGCCGGAAGAACGAGGTTTGTACAAGGAATCCAAAGTGATCGGCATCTTACGGTTTCTGGCAGGGCTGAAAGGCGTGGATAGGAATACGGCAACCCAGCGAGCATATAAATGGCTGAAGAAGTTTGATTTAACTGCATACGCCAATCGTAAAGTGGAAGAACTCTCGAAAGGCATGGCACAAAAAGTCCAATTTATCGCTACGGTAATTCACGAGCCCCAGTATATAATATTGGATGAACCTTTTTCAGGTCTGGACCCCGTAAGCCAAGATACTTTTAAGTACGAGTTAAGAGCTTTGGCAGATAGTGGCGTCACTATCTTACTTTCTTCACATCAAATGAACATTCTGGAAGAGCTTTGCGATAAGATATTCCTCATCAATCACGGAAAGGAGCTTTTCTTTGGCAGGATCACTGATTTACAGGATCTTTATGGCAGTTTTGCAATAAAACTGAAGCTGAAGGATATGGCAGAGGCAGAAATGCAACGACTATCAGCATTACCTACGGTGGCAAGTGTAGTCCAAAATGGACAGAATTCAGTGGAGCTTCTCATGAAAGAGGGAATGAATCCTCAAAGCCTACTTAAAGAGATTCCAGTAGATATTGGTCTATCGGAACTGAGCTTGGCAAAAACAAGCTTGCATGAGATTTTTGTAAAGATAGCCAAGGAGGCAAGCGATGAAAAGTGATACTTTAAAGATCGCTAAATGGGAATTGATGCGGTACCTTACTAACAAGCAGTATCTCATCAGCTTGGTGATAACTCCGGTAATAATAGTAGCCCTAATGGCAATTCCTACTCTGTTGGCAATATTGGATAAACCACGCGAAACTACTTTCTACATAGTTGATGAGCTGGGGATATTGGAACAATTACGAGCCGGGATTGCAGAGCCTCACATTATCTTGAAAGAAGCAGAAGATATTGATGATCTACCCGAACAGATATACAATGAAAAGGCATCTGGCTATATTCTGATTGATAGGGATTTTTGGCATAGCGGAGAAATAAGCTATTATTACAACAAGTTGAATCATGAAGAACTGGGGCTAATTCGCTCTGTTTTAAACGGTATGCTTGGTGCACATCGCATGCAAGAGCTTGGCTTAGATGAAGAGGAGCTAGCGTTTCTTAAGGAGGAAGTAAAGGTTACCCGCAACGCTTTGGAAAAAGCGGAAACCTTGGATAAAAACGTAATAGTGGTTTCGGTAGTATTCATGGCTTTGGTGTTTATTATGATCTTCTCCGCAGGTACGATGCTGATGCAGAGTGCGCTGCAAGAGCGCCGGGACAGAATGGCTGAGATTGTACTTTCATCCATCAAACCCGCTAGCTTGATGCAAGGCAAGATAATCGGTCACTTTCTGTTGGCATTTATCCAGATTGTCTTTTGGCTGTTTGTCAGCATTCCCGGAGTCATCTATTTTCTAAACTTTCCTGTATTTGACGCTCTTCAAGCCAGCCGACTGGGGATGGTATTTTTCTTTGGCTTGGGTGGATATATGCTATATAGCTCAATCTATGTTAGCATTGGAGCCACAATGGACGATATGCAAAGCGCTGGGAATACTCAAAGCCTGGCAATGATGTTGCCCATGTTTTCCATCCTCTTTGTTGCGCCTATAATAGAGAATCCCGATGGCTTGGTATCCAGATTTGCCAGCTTGTTTCCACTCACCAGTCCTATGGCTGTGGTGATAAGATCGGTATTTGTAAAAATCCCACTGTGGGAGATACTTCTAAGCGCAGTATTGCTTTTAGCATCCATATATTTAATTTCCCGATTGGCAGCCAAAATCTTCCGCGTTGGTATGTTAATGTATGGTAAAACGGCGAATTTTGGTGAAATGATGCGCTGGCTGCGATACAAAGATTAAGCTACCGTATTATTTTACGGAGGGAATGCCTTAGACCACCATCTATCAGGGGCTAAAATCTGTTGGCTTGTTTTTTGGCGGCAAGGTAAAAAAACATGTGGAGGTATTGTATAATAAGGCAGTTAATATATGGTCAGGAGTTATCTGCTGATATAGATGTATACACGAAGTAAGGGATTGTGGTTAGACTCTATCCTATAAGCCAGGGCAATGTTTTTTTTCCTTGACGGAAACAGCGTTTCTAAAATTAATGCTATAACATAGAAAATCTATCTGATAATAAGCAAGGAGAAATAATGGTCAAGCTGAGACTGAGACGGATGGGAGCTGG
The genomic region above belongs to Candidatus Cloacimonadota bacterium and contains:
- a CDS encoding ATP-binding cassette domain-containing protein — its product is MPGLQVCELCKSYANKLVADHISFSVQSGEIMGFLGPNGAGKTTTIRMIMGITAPDSGKIEFLDQKSQGIPCSAIGYLPEERGLYKESKVIGILRFLAGLKGVDRNTATQRAYKWLKKFDLTAYANRKVEELSKGMAQKVQFIATVIHEPQYIILDEPFSGLDPVSQDTFKYELRALADSGVTILLSSHQMNILEELCDKIFLINHGKELFFGRITDLQDLYGSFAIKLKLKDMAEAEMQRLSALPTVASVVQNGQNSVELLMKEGMNPQSLLKEIPVDIGLSELSLAKTSLHEIFVKIAKEASDEK
- a CDS encoding ABC transporter permease, coding for MKSDTLKIAKWELMRYLTNKQYLISLVITPVIIVALMAIPTLLAILDKPRETTFYIVDELGILEQLRAGIAEPHIILKEAEDIDDLPEQIYNEKASGYILIDRDFWHSGEISYYYNKLNHEELGLIRSVLNGMLGAHRMQELGLDEEELAFLKEEVKVTRNALEKAETLDKNVIVVSVVFMALVFIMIFSAGTMLMQSALQERRDRMAEIVLSSIKPASLMQGKIIGHFLLAFIQIVFWLFVSIPGVIYFLNFPVFDALQASRLGMVFFFGLGGYMLYSSIYVSIGATMDDMQSAGNTQSLAMMLPMFSILFVAPIIENPDGLVSRFASLFPLTSPMAVVIRSVFVKIPLWEILLSAVLLLASIYLISRLAAKIFRVGMLMYGKTANFGEMMRWLRYKD